One region of Desulfobacterales bacterium genomic DNA includes:
- a CDS encoding universal stress protein translates to MKQFQNILYVNEETVDQSSAVERAVSLAENNQAKLTIIDVIPPVNDDYQMETMNSHMQALEVLIEPYQNRMKIQLDVLMGKVFLEAIRSVLLNSYDLVIKAAENPDFMKRVFGSDDMHLLRKCPCPIWLMRQLEKSNYDCILAAVDFNLLDPTASEQALNLEILELASSLALSDFASLHMVHAWEAMAERVMLARGDIPNNTIATHVANQYSLHQKGLYRLGETLREGIGTDAYDIISPRSHLPKGPAKKVIVTLAEQLQADLVVMGTVARTGISGLIIGNTAEAILGQLSCSVLAIKPPGFKTPVKLTE, encoded by the coding sequence ATGAAACAATTTCAAAACATTCTTTATGTGAATGAAGAAACGGTGGATCAATCTTCGGCAGTAGAACGTGCAGTCTCTCTGGCGGAGAACAACCAGGCAAAACTGACGATCATCGACGTAATCCCGCCTGTTAATGATGATTACCAGATGGAAACAATGAATTCACACATGCAGGCGTTAGAAGTCTTAATCGAGCCCTACCAGAATCGAATGAAAATCCAGCTCGATGTTCTGATGGGCAAGGTTTTCCTTGAGGCAATTCGTTCCGTACTGCTCAATTCGTATGACTTGGTGATCAAGGCTGCGGAAAACCCCGATTTTATGAAAAGAGTATTTGGCAGCGACGATATGCATTTGCTGCGAAAATGCCCGTGTCCGATATGGCTCATGAGGCAACTGGAAAAATCCAATTACGACTGCATTCTGGCGGCTGTTGATTTCAATCTTTTAGACCCTACAGCCTCAGAGCAGGCCCTTAACCTGGAGATTCTTGAACTGGCCAGTTCGCTTGCGCTATCCGACTTTGCTTCCTTGCATATGGTCCATGCCTGGGAAGCCATGGCCGAAAGAGTCATGCTGGCGAGGGGGGACATCCCAAACAATACGATTGCCACCCACGTCGCAAACCAGTACTCGCTCCACCAAAAAGGACTATACAGGCTGGGCGAGACGTTGCGTGAAGGGATCGGCACCGATGCTTATGATATAATTTCTCCTCGCTCCCACCTGCCCAAGGGACCGGCGAAAAAGGTAATCGTGACCTTGGCGGAGCAGTTGCAGGCGGATCTTGTAGTCATGGGGACGGTTGCGCGCACAGGTATTTCGGGGCTGATCATCGGCAATACCGCCGAAGCTATTCTTGGTCAGCTATCATGTTCGGTGCTTGCCATAAAGCCCCCAGGATTTAAAACACCGGTAAAGCTCACCGAATAA
- a CDS encoding DUF932 domain-containing protein, producing MVKTSTLETVINEVHQRSAQHYDEIVPVQDMTFDSLSQMWVSRRPVEVLPSAQRLLANRLRVPFSYLSRCPKELQAENLNYWIREEARNRQTLFCRFDDNKLRAVFTERYTAIDHMEVLTKMLEYGFNPETEIHISLDNEIMVLKVPEYERTFRLSENDKVVPGISISNSEVGFLALSIEAFYYRLVCTNGMIAKTAVDARYKHISRKVMDEFPMVLQGVVDQSRHGRDRFMISIGTPVSNPESTIESFARQFQITGPETDIVKRAYYQEEGATMFHVINAFTRAAQDPSLSATDSYRLEKTGGHILAMVKS from the coding sequence ATGGTAAAAACATCAACGCTTGAAACTGTCATCAACGAAGTCCATCAACGATCCGCCCAGCATTACGATGAAATCGTCCCCGTCCAGGATATGACATTTGACAGCCTGTCGCAGATGTGGGTGTCGAGGCGGCCAGTGGAAGTTTTACCCAGCGCCCAGCGACTCCTTGCAAACCGACTCCGGGTGCCATTTTCCTATCTGTCCCGTTGTCCCAAAGAATTGCAGGCAGAGAACCTCAATTACTGGATCAGGGAGGAGGCCAGAAACCGCCAAACCCTGTTTTGCCGGTTCGACGACAATAAATTGCGGGCCGTTTTTACTGAACGATATACCGCCATCGACCACATGGAAGTGCTAACCAAGATGCTGGAATATGGTTTCAACCCGGAAACTGAAATCCACATTTCCTTGGACAACGAAATCATGGTCCTGAAGGTGCCGGAATACGAGAGGACCTTCCGTTTGTCTGAAAATGACAAGGTGGTTCCCGGCATCAGCATCTCAAATTCGGAAGTGGGTTTCCTGGCGCTCTCAATCGAGGCCTTTTACTATCGCCTGGTCTGTACCAACGGAATGATCGCAAAAACCGCCGTTGATGCCCGCTACAAGCATATCTCAAGAAAGGTCATGGATGAGTTTCCGATGGTGCTCCAAGGCGTGGTGGACCAGTCCAGGCATGGCCGGGACAGGTTTATGATTTCCATAGGAACTCCGGTGTCCAATCCGGAAAGCACCATTGAATCCTTTGCTCGACAGTTCCAGATTACTGGACCCGAAACAGACATCGTAAAACGGGCTTATTACCAGGAGGAAGGTGCCACCATGTTTCACGTAATAAATGCCTTCACTCGTGCGGCCCAGGACCCTTCCCTATCCGCCACGGATTCCTATCGGCTTGAGAAGACGGGCGGGCATATCCTCGCGATGGTGAAATCGTAA
- a CDS encoding Rad52/Rad22 family DNA repair protein: MNREILEKPFGPEQIKQREGHYGRTFDYVEGHAVIKKLNDAFDSEWSFSILKHEILKDTDEVIVLGELKAGDIVKTQFGSSRITRARETGEMISIACDLKAAGTDSLKKCATMLGVGLHLYNRTNAHMGQNGNGSNGVGYRSQQEPNHDQPSRGDRTNGNGNGNGGNNSRPPGNGNGNGNNHPNRSDCNERISDKQMNYLMQLNEDRGRSKAQLDSFCKEAYGCVVEHISKRDASGLIRTMLPN, encoded by the coding sequence ATGAATAGAGAAATTCTCGAAAAACCCTTTGGCCCGGAGCAGATCAAACAGCGGGAAGGGCATTATGGACGGACGTTCGATTATGTCGAGGGGCATGCCGTTATCAAGAAGTTGAATGATGCCTTTGACTCGGAATGGTCCTTTTCTATCCTGAAGCATGAAATCCTGAAAGATACGGATGAGGTGATCGTCCTCGGTGAACTCAAGGCCGGGGATATCGTCAAGACCCAATTCGGATCGAGTCGAATCACCCGTGCGCGTGAGACTGGAGAGATGATATCAATTGCCTGTGATTTGAAGGCAGCCGGCACAGATAGCCTGAAAAAGTGCGCCACCATGCTCGGTGTGGGACTGCACCTGTACAACAGGACAAACGCCCATATGGGTCAGAATGGAAACGGTTCAAATGGAGTCGGATATCGGTCTCAACAGGAGCCCAATCACGATCAGCCCTCCAGGGGAGATCGTACAAACGGCAACGGTAACGGCAATGGGGGCAATAATTCCCGGCCTCCCGGTAACGGCAATGGCAACGGAAACAATCATCCCAACAGGTCAGATTGTAATGAAAGGATTTCTGACAAACAAATGAATTACCTCATGCAACTCAATGAAGATCGGGGAAGGAGTAAAGCTCAACTCGACAGTTTCTGCAAGGAAGCTTATGGGTGTGTTGTAGAACACATTTCCAAGCGTGATGCTTCTGGATTGATCCGTACCATGCTGCCCAACTAA
- a CDS encoding JAB domain-containing protein: MVPREVYKPAILANAAAMILCHNHPSNNLEPSREDLDLTRRIIQAAKVIGIQVHEHLIISLEDDQYFSFADQGIIQRMYNEAN, encoded by the coding sequence GTGGTACCAAGGGAGGTCTACAAACCGGCAATCCTTGCCAATGCCGCCGCCATGATCCTTTGTCACAATCACCCCAGCAACAACCTTGAACCCAGCCGAGAAGATCTGGATCTGACCCGGCGCATCATTCAGGCCGCCAAGGTGATCGGCATTCAAGTGCATGAGCATCTGATCATATCCCTGGAGGATGACCAGTATTTCAGCTTCGCAGATCAGGGGATCATTCAGCGGATGTACAACGAAGCGAACTGA
- a CDS encoding JAB domain-containing protein, which produces MVKDANISFGGQRLNNAEEAQAILRKLIQKHGQSDREHFCVILLNAKNEIIGMNIVSIGGLSVHQWYQGRSTNRQSLPMPPP; this is translated from the coding sequence CTGGTCAAGGATGCGAACATCTCGTTTGGGGGTCAGAGGCTTAACAACGCCGAAGAGGCCCAAGCTATCCTTCGCAAACTCATCCAGAAGCACGGACAATCCGACAGAGAACATTTTTGCGTGATCTTGCTTAATGCCAAAAATGAAATAATCGGTATGAACATCGTCTCCATCGGGGGGCTGTCAGTGCATCAGTGGTACCAAGGGAGGTCTACAAACCGGCAATCCTTGCCAATGCCGCCGCCATGA
- a CDS encoding DUF1883 domain-containing protein: protein MQFIHNDLGYRKQGEIVEITLTSGANVRLMDSSNFSSYKSDRQHRFYGGLAKQSPIRLPIPNSGHWHVAIDMQGLRGSTRASVRVLPGPLPEIRQTPLAEVPGLVRRNIPPAMDSGGQSHDVFISHASEDKDEIVRPLANALVKQGIDVWYDEFTLRIGDSLRQKIDRGLANSRVGLVVLSPNFISKGWTNYELDGIVTRAVSGEQILLPIWHNITKQQVVDYSPSLADKVARSTATHTVEEIAGEIADLLNQN, encoded by the coding sequence TTGCAATTCATCCATAACGACCTCGGGTATCGTAAGCAAGGTGAAATTGTAGAAATCACCCTTACCAGCGGCGCGAACGTCCGTCTGATGGATAGCTCAAATTTTTCGAGCTACAAAAGTGACCGCCAACATCGATTTTACGGCGGCCTTGCTAAACAATCTCCCATTAGGCTTCCTATTCCGAATTCAGGACATTGGCATGTCGCAATAGATATGCAAGGCTTGCGCGGTAGCACACGTGCATCAGTAAGAGTTCTCCCCGGACCGTTGCCGGAGATACGCCAGACTCCTTTAGCTGAAGTGCCGGGTCTTGTAAGGCGCAATATTCCCCCTGCCATGGATTCAGGCGGACAATCCCACGATGTCTTTATTTCTCACGCATCAGAGGACAAAGACGAAATAGTAAGACCACTCGCAAATGCTCTTGTGAAGCAGGGCATTGATGTATGGTACGACGAGTTTACGTTGCGAATAGGCGACAGCTTGAGGCAGAAAATAGACAGAGGGCTCGCAAATAGTCGGGTTGGACTGGTCGTCTTATCGCCGAACTTCATCTCCAAAGGTTGGACAAATTACGAACTCGACGGAATTGTCACACGAGCTGTGTCAGGAGAGCAGATCCTTCTTCCTATTTGGCATAACATTACTAAGCAACAAGTTGTCGATTATAGTCCATCTCTGGCAGATAAAGTTGCACGAAGCACCGCGACCCATACTGTTGAGGAAATAGCAGGTGAAATTGCGGATCTTCTTAATCAAAACTGA
- a CDS encoding adenine-specific methyltransferase EcoRI family protein, producing MAKAESKPMNQGLGAAKAAKQDEFYTQYVDIQKEVEAYLEFDPDTFRGKVVYCNCDDPFESNFFKYFAANFNRLGLKRLVITSYDGSPIAGAQLTFDEYFEGNGKRKKPKAIAVEIKEVKDVNGDGATGIEDVELFLKLNPHTRTRLSEGGDFRSAECIALLKKADVVVTNPPFSLFREYVGQLMEHGKKFLIIGNQNAITYKEIFPFIKDNKLWFGVDNGGTKWFQVQDDYDIKTESRKKIVNGTKYFSMGSIMWFTNLDHGRRHQKLSLRTMAENLRFSKNLKGKMAYERYENYEAIEVSTYKAIPSDYDGVMGVPITFLDKYNPDQFEIVGTTESNDPDNAFRTRVYTSQECRDSYRERFGKPGVYDLNASGVVNGVKVFKRVLIRHCRNARPSKGRKK from the coding sequence ATGGCGAAGGCGGAAAGCAAGCCGATGAATCAAGGGCTTGGCGCGGCGAAGGCGGCCAAGCAGGACGAGTTTTACACCCAGTATGTTGATATACAGAAAGAGGTTGAGGCCTACCTCGAATTCGACCCCGATACGTTCCGCGGCAAGGTCGTCTATTGCAACTGCGACGACCCCTTCGAGAGCAACTTCTTCAAGTACTTCGCCGCCAACTTCAACAGGCTCGGGCTGAAAAGACTCGTCATCACCAGCTACGACGGTTCCCCAATCGCTGGTGCACAACTCACCTTCGATGAGTACTTTGAGGGCAATGGCAAGCGCAAAAAACCCAAGGCGATTGCCGTCGAAATCAAGGAAGTGAAGGATGTCAACGGAGACGGCGCAACCGGCATCGAAGACGTCGAATTGTTCCTGAAGCTGAACCCACACACCCGCACGCGCCTCTCTGAAGGCGGCGACTTCCGCAGCGCTGAATGCATCGCTCTCTTGAAAAAGGCGGACGTCGTGGTCACTAATCCTCCCTTCTCCCTCTTTCGCGAGTACGTGGGCCAGCTTATGGAACACGGCAAGAAGTTTCTGATCATAGGCAACCAAAACGCGATCACCTATAAGGAGATCTTCCCATTCATCAAAGACAACAAGCTGTGGTTCGGAGTTGACAACGGCGGAACGAAGTGGTTCCAGGTTCAGGACGACTACGACATCAAGACGGAGTCGCGCAAGAAGATTGTCAATGGCACAAAGTACTTCAGCATGGGGAGCATTATGTGGTTCACAAACCTCGACCATGGCCGCCGCCACCAGAAGCTGTCCCTCAGGACCATGGCGGAAAACTTGCGGTTCAGCAAGAACTTGAAGGGAAAGATGGCTTATGAACGATACGAGAACTACGAAGCGATCGAGGTGAGCACTTACAAGGCAATTCCCAGCGACTACGACGGCGTCATGGGCGTCCCGATCACCTTCCTCGACAAATACAATCCCGACCAGTTCGAGATTGTTGGCACCACAGAGTCCAACGACCCAGACAATGCTTTTAGGACGCGGGTATACACGTCTCAGGAGTGCCGTGATTCGTATCGGGAGCGATTCGGCAAGCCGGGCGTTTACGACCTCAATGCTTCCGGGGTCGTGAACGGCGTCAAGGTTTTCAAGCGAGTCCTAATCCGCCACTGTCGCAATGCCCGGCCTTCAAAAGGGAGGAAAAAGTGA
- a CDS encoding DUF262 domain-containing protein produces MNTTLRTEITVADICDGFVYNQLEGKGLYGLGGKLTIQPEYQRNYIYADDGGNKEAAVIHSLLKGYPLGLIYFNKVAEDKFEVLDGQQRITSIGRFVTNKFAIMDNGNPKNFDSLPADQKAKILESKLLIYDCEGTETEIKQWFETINIAGVPLNPQELLNAIYSGPFVTFAKAEFSNSQNANIQKWSAYIRGSANRQQFLERALDWVSKGDIGSFMSAHRNDDNINGLKTYYDSVIDWVSSVFRDVEKEMQGLEWGRLYEEYHSKSYDPAKVSSEVKRLYSDPYVRKRRGVFEYILGGSTDTKLLDVRVFDEATKKSVYAKQTTVAEANSVSNCPLCAVGHDVNKSKVWMLSEMDADHVAAWTKGGPTDRKNCQMLCKTHNRAKGNR; encoded by the coding sequence GTGAATACCACACTGAGAACCGAGATTACCGTGGCCGACATCTGCGACGGATTTGTGTACAACCAATTGGAGGGAAAGGGGCTGTACGGGTTGGGCGGAAAGCTCACCATTCAGCCAGAGTACCAGCGGAACTACATCTATGCGGATGACGGCGGCAATAAGGAGGCGGCTGTGATTCACTCGCTACTAAAGGGGTATCCGCTCGGGCTGATCTACTTCAACAAAGTCGCGGAGGACAAGTTCGAGGTGTTGGACGGTCAGCAGCGCATCACCAGTATCGGACGGTTCGTTACAAACAAGTTCGCGATCATGGATAACGGCAATCCGAAGAACTTCGACAGCTTGCCCGCCGACCAAAAAGCTAAAATTCTGGAATCGAAATTGCTGATCTACGACTGCGAGGGCACGGAGACCGAGATCAAGCAATGGTTTGAGACTATCAACATCGCAGGTGTGCCCCTCAACCCCCAAGAACTCTTAAACGCCATTTATTCCGGACCGTTCGTGACGTTTGCCAAGGCCGAGTTCAGCAACAGCCAGAACGCGAACATCCAGAAATGGAGCGCGTACATCAGGGGCAGCGCAAACCGTCAGCAGTTCCTTGAACGGGCGCTGGACTGGGTGAGCAAGGGCGATATTGGCAGCTTCATGAGCGCTCATCGCAACGATGACAATATTAATGGGCTGAAGACCTACTACGACAGTGTCATCGACTGGGTGTCGAGCGTGTTCAGGGATGTTGAAAAGGAGATGCAGGGGCTGGAGTGGGGACGGCTCTACGAGGAGTACCATTCCAAGTCATATGATCCGGCCAAAGTGTCCTCAGAGGTTAAGCGACTTTATAGCGACCCATACGTCAGGAAACGTCGCGGCGTCTTCGAATACATTCTTGGAGGTTCAACCGATACGAAATTGCTGGATGTCCGTGTTTTTGACGAAGCTACAAAGAAATCCGTCTACGCCAAGCAGACTACAGTTGCCGAAGCTAATAGCGTATCAAATTGTCCGCTCTGCGCAGTCGGCCATGATGTCAATAAGAGCAAAGTCTGGATGCTTTCAGAAATGGACGCTGATCATGTAGCAGCGTGGACCAAGGGTGGTCCCACAGATCGCAAGAACTGCCAGATGTTGTGCAAGACTCACAATCGTGCAAAAGGCAATCGATGA
- a CDS encoding AP2 domain-containing protein translates to MQEQADMAFITLVAYEKQRPHYWVRFAKSVKGKTELISHRRFYFHEYEGGQEESLFWAKDWRDWEYQELRSRGLIKAKGDWSGGVPPCYTTPRVDNKFGKCGVQRHDYMSIGKHVKQDGTISYYNRHNLGYSAVWIEYVEEDGIVRRRYRNKTFSIKKYGEDKAKRLASEARDVVEKYLRSREHLELRERYCGQRGQ, encoded by the coding sequence ATGCAAGAGCAGGCAGATATGGCTTTCATCACCCTGGTGGCCTATGAAAAGCAGCGTCCTCACTATTGGGTCCGTTTCGCAAAGTCAGTTAAGGGTAAGACGGAGCTGATTTCTCACAGGCGGTTTTATTTCCATGAATACGAGGGTGGACAGGAGGAGTCTCTATTCTGGGCGAAGGACTGGAGGGACTGGGAATATCAGGAACTCAGATCTCGAGGTTTGATTAAGGCCAAGGGTGATTGGTCCGGCGGGGTTCCGCCCTGTTACACAACGCCGAGAGTCGACAACAAGTTCGGGAAATGTGGGGTTCAGCGACACGACTACATGAGCATCGGAAAACATGTGAAGCAGGACGGCACCATTTCCTATTACAACAGGCACAATCTTGGATATTCCGCTGTGTGGATCGAATATGTTGAGGAGGATGGCATCGTCCGCCGGCGGTATCGAAACAAGACCTTCAGCATCAAAAAGTATGGGGAGGATAAGGCAAAACGGTTGGCCAGTGAGGCAAGGGATGTCGTTGAAAAGTACCTACGTTCCAGGGAGCATTTGGAATTGAGGGAACGTTACTGCGGTCAACGAGGGCAATAG
- a CDS encoding SOS response-associated peptidase: MPSQTNTIGMCGRYAYIGPIGGVRKLVVIGDWDWLPDSNYNISPTQEVPVLLKEREQIHIRHLHWGLIPFWAKDPKIGSRMINARSETLAEKPSFKNAFKKHRCLVLANGYYEWTGTKGDKQPYFITTLTDEPFGFAGLWETWTDKDSETTIQSCTIITTEASPVIEHIHERMPVILNPEIYQHWLDPELQDLNELIGMLEVGKVEEFKFYPVSRDVNSTRNNRPDLMQPINLQE, translated from the coding sequence ATGCCTTCCCAGACTAACACTATCGGTATGTGCGGAAGATATGCTTACATAGGTCCCATTGGAGGAGTCAGAAAACTGGTCGTCATTGGTGACTGGGACTGGTTACCAGATTCCAACTACAACATCTCGCCCACTCAAGAAGTACCCGTCCTTCTGAAAGAAAGAGAGCAGATTCACATCCGGCACCTCCACTGGGGGCTCATTCCATTCTGGGCTAAAGATCCTAAAATCGGCTCCCGGATGATCAATGCGAGGTCCGAGACCCTGGCAGAAAAGCCCTCCTTTAAAAACGCGTTTAAGAAACACCGGTGTCTGGTACTGGCTAACGGATACTACGAGTGGACTGGGACCAAAGGGGATAAACAACCCTATTTCATCACCACACTCACCGATGAACCTTTTGGCTTTGCCGGCCTGTGGGAAACGTGGACCGACAAGGACAGCGAAACTACGATTCAGTCATGTACCATCATCACAACCGAGGCAAGCCCTGTCATAGAGCACATCCACGAAAGAATGCCGGTAATACTCAATCCGGAAATATATCAGCATTGGCTCGATCCAGAACTTCAGGACCTCAACGAACTGATCGGGATGCTCGAAGTGGGTAAGGTTGAGGAGTTCAAGTTTTATCCTGTCTCACGTGATGTGAATAGCACGAGAAACAATAGGCCTGATCTAATGCAGCCCATCAATTTGCAAGAGTAA
- a CDS encoding ADP-ribosylglycohydrolase family protein, translated as MIGAIAGDMIGSPYERHPIKTRDFEIIVSGFTDDTVLTVAVANSILTGAGYAESIIDFAQRYPNSGYGASFRDWMWSGDPKPYNSWGNGSAMRVSPVGFAFETVDEVLEEAKRSAEVTHNHPEGTRGAQATALAIFLARKVGNKKIIRDEIAGRFPYDMNRTVDEIRHGYRFDVSCHGSVPESIISFLDSWSYESAIKNAISLGGDADTMACIAGGIAQAYYRDIPGWIVEAVSEKLPADLMEVVVSFQEKFGCGV; from the coding sequence ATGATTGGTGCAATCGCCGGCGACATGATTGGTTCACCCTACGAGAGGCACCCCATAAAGACCAGGGACTTCGAGATCATCGTATCCGGGTTCACAGATGACACCGTCCTGACGGTCGCGGTGGCAAATTCCATACTTACTGGCGCCGGGTATGCTGAATCCATCATTGATTTCGCACAAAGATACCCGAACTCGGGCTATGGAGCATCTTTTCGTGATTGGATGTGGTCCGGGGACCCGAAACCTTACAATAGCTGGGGCAACGGTTCCGCAATGCGAGTTTCTCCGGTTGGATTCGCCTTCGAAACGGTAGATGAAGTGCTGGAAGAGGCTAAACGATCCGCAGAGGTCACGCACAATCACCCGGAAGGAACCCGGGGAGCACAAGCAACTGCTCTGGCAATCTTTCTGGCCCGGAAGGTGGGGAATAAAAAGATCATTCGAGACGAAATCGCCGGACGCTTCCCTTATGATATGAACCGGACAGTTGATGAAATTCGTCACGGGTACCGGTTTGATGTTTCGTGCCATGGATCTGTCCCCGAGTCCATCATTTCATTTCTGGATTCCTGGTCCTACGAGAGCGCCATCAAGAATGCAATTTCTTTAGGAGGCGATGCCGATACCATGGCGTGTATTGCCGGAGGAATTGCCCAGGCATATTATCGGGACATACCGGGGTGGATCGTTGAGGCAGTAAGTGAAAAATTGCCAGCAGATTTGATGGAAGTTGTCGTAAGTTTTCAGGAGAAATTTGGGTGCGGTGTCTGA
- a CDS encoding ParB/RepB/Spo0J family partition protein gives MIKRPNFVTADPADLTTRSAPLQAKESPWIEEICPSRSGNCSVLLVAPHGHNKDDTNTGKLTRELADQLDCYAVINEEFLKTSTAGVQNADPDKFIADFYKESDAASPALKSLFYEKVVEFKKHIINNYDMLYVLYIHGIADENSLKVAKLIPEYKDNASELKAIIGYGQWSGAPKYTADFKKTIGPLIENFRNCGLEVAIAPTKPIIVEGRKKWYCGRNRDRLNQALYDSKLPMQSMQIELKEAGIRDTNANCSDKAMAMANAIRTFLVSAVQKGSIRYIKAEEIDLDAGNVQFKFRQDDFSSDEAEFGRLVDSIKINGILNNIIVRKRSTSNGKLYQLISGFRRMAALQVALGKKNSYASTTVPARILDETVPDDKAYQISFTENLARKNLSLWEIAQGCARLKRELEPQRLSKSVIENRLSNLIQKDTRTVRRYLKLASIKNKDIQEAVHIGNISPTAALEIGKKDFTEDDIAALLNHLQTYPKTTRAFERFSNNLFHCCNLSELSVHDVLGCKYSDNFLSLEKEELNSRIENLKKQSGKEYPDILQGEAGSLTKKVDQIKSALKKQQAVEDFQKSKNDIAEKVEAAFKNSKINGKFKISPVSNSKGNQIKVTITSPEDQIWNAIGAVLKANEQLDEET, from the coding sequence ATGATCAAGAGACCCAATTTTGTTACGGCCGATCCAGCAGATCTCACCACAAGATCAGCACCTCTTCAAGCCAAAGAGTCCCCTTGGATAGAGGAAATCTGCCCAAGTCGGTCGGGCAATTGTAGCGTGCTACTGGTTGCGCCACATGGACATAATAAGGACGATACAAATACTGGGAAGCTGACTCGTGAGCTGGCCGACCAGTTGGATTGTTACGCGGTCATTAATGAAGAGTTCCTCAAGACGTCAACCGCCGGCGTTCAGAACGCTGATCCCGATAAATTCATTGCGGACTTTTACAAGGAAAGTGATGCAGCTTCACCTGCCCTGAAGTCACTATTTTATGAGAAGGTTGTTGAATTCAAAAAACATATTATCAATAATTATGACATGTTATATGTGTTATATATCCACGGCATTGCTGATGAAAATTCACTCAAAGTCGCCAAGCTAATACCTGAATACAAAGATAACGCATCTGAATTAAAGGCAATTATTGGTTATGGACAATGGAGTGGAGCACCAAAGTACACTGCTGATTTTAAAAAAACAATTGGGCCGCTAATTGAAAATTTTCGCAATTGCGGTTTGGAAGTTGCCATAGCCCCTACTAAGCCTATAATCGTGGAAGGGAGAAAAAAATGGTACTGTGGCCGGAATAGAGACCGATTGAATCAAGCTCTCTACGATTCAAAATTGCCTATGCAAAGCATGCAAATCGAGCTGAAGGAAGCCGGGATAAGAGATACCAACGCGAATTGTTCAGATAAAGCAATGGCCATGGCTAATGCCATCAGAACGTTTTTGGTCAGCGCTGTCCAAAAGGGCTCTATCCGGTACATTAAAGCCGAAGAAATAGATCTGGATGCCGGCAATGTTCAATTCAAATTCAGACAGGATGATTTCAGTTCTGACGAAGCCGAATTCGGACGCCTGGTCGATTCGATCAAGATCAATGGCATTCTGAATAACATCATTGTCAGAAAACGCTCTACCAGTAATGGCAAACTGTACCAATTGATCTCAGGTTTCAGAAGAATGGCTGCTCTACAGGTGGCTTTAGGAAAAAAGAATAGTTATGCAAGTACGACTGTACCAGCCAGAATTCTTGATGAGACAGTACCGGATGATAAGGCCTACCAAATCAGCTTCACTGAAAATCTGGCCCGGAAGAATCTGTCGTTATGGGAGATTGCTCAAGGATGCGCCAGATTAAAACGAGAATTGGAACCTCAGCGTCTATCAAAAAGTGTGATCGAGAATCGTCTTTCAAACCTAATTCAAAAAGACACCAGAACCGTACGACGCTATTTGAAGTTGGCATCGATAAAAAACAAGGACATCCAGGAGGCTGTTCATATAGGCAATATCAGCCCTACCGCGGCACTTGAAATCGGGAAAAAAGATTTCACTGAAGATGATATCGCAGCGTTATTGAATCATTTGCAAACTTATCCCAAGACGACAAGAGCATTCGAAAGGTTTTCAAATAACCTTTTCCATTGCTGCAATCTATCTGAGCTGTCCGTGCATGATGTTCTCGGATGTAAATATTCAGACAATTTCCTTTCTCTTGAAAAGGAAGAGCTCAATAGCCGCATCGAAAATCTAAAAAAACAAAGTGGTAAGGAATATCCTGACATTCTACAAGGTGAAGCAGGTTCATTAACGAAAAAAGTAGACCAAATTAAATCCGCACTGAAAAAACAGCAAGCAGTTGAGGACTTTCAGAAGTCCAAAAATGACATAGCAGAAAAAGTTGAAGCAGCCTTCAAGAATTCGAAAATTAACGGCAAGTTCAAAATTTCACCAGTTTCGAATTCCAAAGGTAACCAGATCAAGGTCACTATCACCTCACCGGAGGATCAGATATGGAATGCAATTGGTGCGGTATTGAAGGCAAATGAGCAGCTGGATGAAGAGACATAG